In Vicugna pacos chromosome 10, VicPac4, whole genome shotgun sequence, the following proteins share a genomic window:
- the LOC102538285 gene encoding olfactory receptor 4S2, which produces MEKTNNVTEFVFWGLSQNLEVEEVCFVVFSFFYTVILLGNLLIILTVYVGHLFKSPMYFFLNYLSFVDICYSSVTAPKMIVDLLAKSKTISYVGCMLQLFGVHFFGCTEIFILTVMAYDRYVAICKPLHYMTIMDRDRCNKMLLGTWVGGFAHSIIQVALVVQLPFCGPNEIDHYFCDVHPVLKLACTDTYVVGVVVTANSGTIALGSFVTLLISYTVILVSLRKQSAEGRRKALSTCGSHIAVVIIFFGPCTFMYMRPDTTFSEDKMVAVFYTIITPMLNPLIYTLRNAEVKNAMKKLWGRRVLWEANGK; this is translated from the coding sequence atggaaaaaacaaacaatgtaACTGAATTTGTTTTCTGGGGTCTTTCTCAGAACCTAGAGGTTGAAGAAGTTTGTTTCgtggtgttttctttcttctacacAGTCATTCTTCTGGGAAACCTCCTCATCATATTGACAGTTTATGTGGGCCATCTTTTCAAGTCTCCTATGTATTTCTTTCTCAACTACTTGTCTTTTGTGGACATTTGTTATTCTTCGGTCACGGCTCCTAAGATGATCGTTGACCTATTAGCCAAGAGCAAAACAATCTCCTACGTGGGGTGCATGTTGCAGCTCTTTGGGGTACACTTCTTTGGTTGCACTGAGATCTTCATCCTTACTGTGATGGCCTATGATCGTTACGTGGCTATCTGTAAACCCTTACACTATATGACCATCATGGACCGGGACAGATGCAATAAAATGTTGTTGGGGACCTGGGTAGGTGGGTTCGCACACTCCATTATCCAAGTGGCTCTGGTAGTTCAACTGCCCTTTTGTGGACCCAACGAGATTGATCACTATTTTTGTGATGTTCACCCTGTGCTGAAACTTGCCTGCACAGACACATATGTGGTTGGTGTTGTTGTGACAGCCAATAGTGGTACCATCGCTCTGGGGAGCTTTGTTACCTTGTTAATCTCCTATACTGTCATCCTGGTGTCCCTGAGAAAGCAGTCAGCTGAAGGCAGGCGCAAAGCTCTCTCCACCTGTGGCTCCCACATCGCCGTGGTCATCATCTTTTTTGGTCCCTGTACTTTCATGTATATGCGCCCTGATACTACCTTTTCAGAGGATAAGATGGTGGCTGTGTTTTACACCATTATCACCCCCATGTTAAATCCCCTGATTTATACGCTGAGAAATGCAGAAgtaaaaaatgcaatgaaaaaaCTGTGGGGCAGGAGGGTTTTATGGGAGGCTAATGGTAAATAG